Proteins encoded within one genomic window of Aphidius gifuensis isolate YNYX2018 unplaced genomic scaffold, ASM1490517v1 Contig6, whole genome shotgun sequence:
- the LOC122860083 gene encoding uncharacterized protein LOC122860083 — MPACSSERRFYPSSTSPPSNSASPPLSYSPLSSSPPQYSTFSSIKNSIDDLTNSKYPKLSEPSIIYKKNIKPIIINNNNAIKQSKNYDNNIKNKEIIINNNKKLKNKFLPTRIIIWYLNFLLFIITSIWNTIIFIIRAPIIWTSTWVCIMMVIIQLPLSLLKYLLALIYTPRSELNRNKRCVLISGGSTVQSIHLARNFYKAGARVIVCEIEGLFSLARYSIACSKFYTIPRPCQGNAAEYVKALKTIVENENAIYYIPVSSSNAAYYDALAKPHLEIIGCECFVPSIGDVSCLDDPLELLQRCRLLGLKTPLNTVLWSSEDITNLYDNGTLRTGRHVMLAAGQIGIRERSKIKLPINLQELNTLRHEISEKKPWIVIKYPTGTHYITCTTVKQSKVIANVTCRVDENIGLVPVINNNITKWLDIFFNNKFNDKKINGHLSFRFIENINNEIIIIGCRIGIGLPYVCLTSVHPRLIWRPCRHFSRTNSGPLVIVDDIKNNNGFPSAIEQVTKHYSNKKNCVIDKREELFVYWDPLPYCAYYHIQLPFNRLAGAIRAQPNQHTPPLAVVQ, encoded by the coding sequence atgccgGCTTGTTCAAGTGAAAGAAGATTTTATCCATCAAGTACATCACCACCAAGTAACAGTGCTTCACCACCACTATCATATTCACCATTATCAAGTTCACCACCACaatattcaacattttcatcaataaaaaattccattgatgatttaacaaattcaaaatatcCAAAATTATCTGAaccatcaataatatataaaaaaaatattaaaccaataataattaataataataatgccataaaacaatcaaaaaattatgataataatattaaaaataaagaaataataataaataataataaaaaattaaaaaataaatttttaccaacaagaataattatttggtatttaaattttttattatttataataacaagtatatggaatacaataatatttataatacgtGCACCAATAATTTGGACATCAACATGGGTATGTATTATGATGGTAATAATACAATTACCATtgagtttattaaaatatttattggcaTTAATTTATACACCAAGATCAGAATTAAATCGTAATAAACGTTGTGTATTAATAAGTGGTGGTAGTACAGTACAATCAATTCATCTTgcaagaaatttttataaagctgGTGCAAGAGTTATTGTTTGTGAAATTGAAGGTTTATTTTCATTAGCACGTTATTCAATAGCATgctcaaaattttatacaataccACGTCCATGTCAAGGTAATGCTGCTGAATATGTTAAAgcattaaaaacaattgttgaaaatgaaaatgctatatattatataccagTTAGTTCATCAAATGCTGCATATTATGATGCACTTGCTAAACCACATTTAGAAATAATTGGTTGTGAATGTTTTGTACCAAGTATTGGTGATGTTAGTTGTCTTGATGATCCATTAGAATTACTACAAAGATGTAGATTATTAGGATTAAAAACACCATTAAATACTGTATTATGGTCAAGTGAAGATATTACAAATCTTTATGATAATGGTACATTAAGAACTGGAAGACATGTTATGCTTGCTGCTGGTCAAATTGGTATACGTGAAcgttctaaaattaaattaccaataaatttacaagaattAAATACTTTACGTCATGaaataagtgaaaaaaaaccatggattgttattaaatatccAACTGGTACACATTATATTACCTGTACAACTGTTAAACAATCAAAAGTCATTGCAAATGTAACATGTCgtgttgatgaaaatattggtCTTGTAccagttattaataataatataacaaaatggcttgatatattttttaataataaatttaatgataaaaaaattaatggacaTCTTAGTTTtagatttattgaaaatattaataatgaaattattataattggtTGTCGTATTGGTATTGGTTTACCATATGTTTGTTTAACAAGTGTACATCCAAGACTTATTTGGCGTCCATGTCGTCATTTTTCAAGAACAAATTCTGGACcacttgttattgttgatgatattaaaaataataatggtttTCCAAGTGCTATTGAACAAGTTACAAaacattattcaaataaaaaaaattgtgttattGATAAGAGAGAAGAGCTATTTGTTTATTGGGATCCATTACCATATTGTGCTTATTATCATATTCAATTACCATTTAATAGACTTGCTGGTGCAATAAGAGCACAGCCAAATCAACATACACCACCACTTGCTGTTGTACAgtag